Proteins encoded in a region of the Streptomyces sp. NBC_00310 genome:
- a CDS encoding type 1 glutamine amidotransferase, whose amino-acid sequence MSDNSLRIVWVYPDLLSTYGDQGNVLVVERRARQRGLDVARLDVRSDQPIPTSGDIYLIGGGEDRPQRLAAERLRRDRHLYQAVNNGAIVFAVCAGYQILGHEFVNDLGQREPGLGLLDVTTTRGEGERCVGDVLGDIDPRLGLPQLTGFENHQGVTHLGPTARALAQVRLGKGNGTGDGTEGAYNDTVFGTYMHGPVLARNPQIADLLLKLALDVNALPPTDDRWFEALRGERISAAQQPA is encoded by the coding sequence ATGAGTGACAACAGCCTGCGGATCGTCTGGGTCTACCCGGACCTGCTCAGCACCTACGGCGACCAGGGCAACGTCCTCGTCGTCGAGCGCAGGGCGCGCCAGCGCGGCCTGGACGTGGCCCGGCTGGACGTGCGCAGCGACCAGCCGATCCCCACCTCCGGCGACATCTACCTGATCGGCGGCGGCGAGGACCGGCCGCAGCGGCTGGCCGCCGAGCGGCTGCGCCGCGACCGGCATCTGTACCAGGCGGTGAACAACGGCGCGATCGTCTTCGCGGTCTGCGCCGGCTACCAGATCCTCGGCCACGAGTTCGTCAACGACCTCGGCCAGCGCGAGCCGGGCCTCGGCCTGCTCGACGTGACCACGACCCGCGGCGAGGGCGAGCGGTGCGTCGGCGATGTCCTCGGGGACATCGACCCGCGTCTCGGGCTGCCCCAGCTGACCGGGTTCGAGAACCACCAGGGCGTCACCCACCTCGGCCCCACCGCCCGCGCGCTCGCACAGGTGCGGCTCGGCAAGGGCAACGGCACGGGCGACGGCACGGAGGGCGCGTACAACGACACCGTGTTCGGCACGTACATGCACGGGCCGGTGCTGGCGCGGAACCCGCAGATCGCGGACCTGCTGCTGAAGCTGGCACTGGACGTGAACGCGCTGCCGCCGACCGACGACCGCTGGTTCGAGGCACTGCGGGGCGAGCGCATCTCGGCGGCCCAGCAGCCCGCGTAG
- a CDS encoding TetR family transcriptional regulator, with protein MDTTQRTDQERSADRRRRELLEAADRVVLRDGPGASMNAIAAEAGITKPILYRHFGDKGGLYAALAQRHTDALLDSLRAALDAPAERRERVEATLDTYLAAIEARPQVYRFLMHPAEGGQPGDHGFDVGKHSAPLLRRMGEELGRVIEDRLDLGPDSRRLARVWGHGIVGMMHAAGDWWLGERPCTRAELVHCLADLLWGRLAAAGDKVGGPGF; from the coding sequence ATGGACACCACGCAGCGGACCGACCAGGAGCGGTCCGCCGATCGCCGTCGGCGCGAGCTGCTGGAGGCCGCGGACCGAGTCGTGCTCCGCGACGGACCAGGAGCGTCGATGAACGCCATCGCCGCCGAAGCCGGCATCACCAAGCCGATTCTCTATCGCCACTTCGGCGACAAGGGCGGACTCTACGCCGCCCTCGCCCAGCGCCACACCGACGCCCTCCTCGACTCCCTGCGGGCCGCCCTGGACGCCCCGGCGGAGCGCCGCGAACGCGTCGAGGCGACCCTCGACACCTATCTGGCGGCCATCGAGGCCCGTCCCCAGGTGTACCGCTTCCTGATGCACCCCGCCGAGGGCGGCCAGCCCGGCGACCACGGCTTCGACGTCGGCAAGCACTCCGCCCCCCTCCTGCGCCGTATGGGCGAGGAACTCGGCAGGGTCATAGAGGACCGCCTCGACCTCGGCCCCGACAGCCGCCGGCTCGCCCGCGTCTGGGGCCACGGCATCGTAGGCATGATGCACGCGGCGGGAGACTGGTGGCTCGGCGAACGCCCCTGCACGCGGGCAGAGTTGGTCCACTGCCTGGCAGACCTGCTCTGGGGCCGCCTGGCGGCCGCGGGGGACAAGGTGGGCGGCCCGGGGTTCTAG
- a CDS encoding Mur ligase family protein — translation MAGNSDPLTPRAKLAVTAGKAVAAASRAAGRGSGSVIGGRVALKLDPDLLARLAQSLDVVLVSATNGKTTTTRLIAEALRAAGPVVSNALGANMPAGITSALAGNSDSKFAVIEVDEKYLAGVARDTDPKCIALLNLSRDQLDRAAETRMMAEAWREGLAGTKAVVVANCDDPLIVWAASSSPNVIWVAVGQMWKDDAWSCPSCGGVMQRPGDDWFCGECGFRRPTPSWALSGDHVLDPHGSAWPIHLQLPGRANKANAASSAATAAVFGVPPQVALERMYQVQAVAGRYDVVQFMERDLRLLLAKNPAGWLETFSLIDPPPSPVILSVNARGADGTDTSWLWDVDYTRLTGHPIFVLGDRKLDLAVRLEVAGQHFQVCDTLDQAVQMCPPGRIEVIANYTAFQDLRRRVGN, via the coding sequence ATGGCAGGCAACTCGGACCCGCTCACGCCGCGGGCCAAGCTGGCCGTGACGGCGGGCAAGGCGGTCGCGGCGGCATCGCGTGCCGCGGGGCGCGGTAGCGGATCTGTGATCGGCGGCCGGGTGGCACTCAAACTCGACCCCGACCTCCTCGCCCGGCTCGCACAGAGCCTGGACGTCGTCCTGGTCTCGGCCACCAACGGCAAGACCACCACGACCCGGCTGATCGCCGAGGCGCTGCGGGCCGCGGGCCCCGTCGTCTCGAACGCGCTCGGCGCCAACATGCCCGCGGGCATCACCTCGGCCCTCGCCGGGAACTCGGACTCCAAGTTCGCGGTCATCGAGGTCGACGAGAAGTACCTCGCCGGTGTCGCGCGGGACACCGACCCCAAGTGCATCGCACTGCTCAACCTCTCCCGCGACCAGCTCGACCGCGCCGCCGAGACCCGCATGATGGCGGAGGCGTGGCGGGAGGGCCTGGCCGGCACCAAGGCCGTCGTCGTCGCCAACTGCGACGACCCGCTGATCGTGTGGGCAGCCTCGTCGTCCCCGAACGTGATCTGGGTCGCGGTCGGCCAGATGTGGAAAGACGACGCCTGGTCCTGCCCGTCCTGCGGCGGTGTGATGCAGCGGCCCGGCGACGACTGGTTCTGCGGCGAGTGCGGTTTCCGCCGCCCCACGCCGAGCTGGGCCCTCTCCGGTGACCACGTCCTCGACCCGCACGGTTCGGCCTGGCCGATCCATCTCCAGCTGCCGGGCCGCGCCAACAAGGCCAACGCCGCCTCCTCGGCCGCCACCGCCGCCGTCTTCGGTGTACCGCCGCAGGTCGCCCTGGAACGCATGTACCAGGTCCAGGCGGTGGCCGGTCGGTACGACGTGGTGCAGTTCATGGAGCGCGATCTGCGGCTGCTGCTCGCCAAGAACCCGGCGGGCTGGCTGGAGACGTTCTCGCTGATCGACCCGCCGCCCTCGCCGGTGATCCTGTCGGTGAACGCGCGCGGCGCCGACGGCACCGACACGTCCTGGCTGTGGGACGTCGACTACACGCGGCTGACCGGCCACCCGATCTTCGTGCTCGGCGACCGCAAGCTCGACCTGGCGGTGCGGCTGGAGGTCGCGGGCCAGCACTTCCAGGTCTGTGACACCCTCGACCAGGCGGTGCAGATGTGCCCGCCGGGGCGGATCGAGGTCATCGCCAACTACACCGCGTTCCAGGACCTGCGCCGCCGCGTGGGCAACTGA
- a CDS encoding acyl-CoA dehydrogenase family protein produces the protein MAEFTMELNEEQREVRDWLHGFAADVIRPAAAEWDEREETPWPVIQEAAKVGIYSLDFYAQQYFDPTGLGIPMAMEELFWGDAGIALSIVGTGLAAVGVLANGTEEQIGTWIPQMYGDANDVKVAAFCSSEPDAGSDVASMRTRAVYDEAKDEWVLNGTKTWATNGGIANVHVVVAVVDPELGSKGHASFIVPPNTPGLSQGQKFKKHGIRASHTAEVVLEDARIPGSCLLGGKEKLDERLARARERAKAGGERVKNAAMATFEASRPAVGAMAVGTARAAYEVALDYAKTREQFGRPIIDNQGVAFQIADMRTSVDAARLLVWRASWMAINGKQFTAAEGSQSKLFASETAKKVTAQAIQILGGNGYTREYPVERMHRDAAIYTIFEGTSEVQRLVIARTLSGMPIR, from the coding sequence ATGGCCGAGTTCACGATGGAACTCAACGAGGAACAGCGAGAGGTCCGCGACTGGCTCCACGGGTTCGCCGCCGATGTGATCCGCCCCGCGGCAGCCGAGTGGGACGAGCGCGAGGAGACCCCCTGGCCGGTGATCCAGGAGGCCGCCAAGGTCGGAATCTACTCCCTCGACTTCTACGCCCAGCAGTACTTCGACCCCACCGGCCTCGGCATCCCCATGGCGATGGAGGAGCTCTTCTGGGGCGACGCGGGCATCGCCCTCTCCATCGTCGGCACCGGCCTGGCCGCCGTGGGTGTCCTCGCCAACGGTACCGAGGAGCAGATCGGCACCTGGATCCCACAGATGTACGGCGACGCCAACGACGTCAAGGTCGCCGCGTTCTGCTCCTCCGAGCCCGACGCCGGTTCCGACGTCGCCTCGATGCGCACCCGTGCCGTGTACGACGAGGCCAAGGACGAGTGGGTCCTCAACGGCACGAAGACCTGGGCGACCAACGGCGGCATCGCCAACGTCCACGTCGTCGTCGCCGTGGTCGACCCCGAGCTCGGCTCCAAGGGCCACGCGTCCTTCATCGTCCCGCCGAACACGCCCGGCCTGTCCCAGGGCCAGAAGTTCAAGAAGCACGGCATCCGCGCCTCCCACACCGCCGAGGTCGTCCTGGAGGACGCGCGGATCCCCGGCTCCTGCCTGCTCGGCGGCAAGGAGAAGCTCGACGAGCGTCTGGCGCGGGCCCGCGAGCGGGCGAAGGCCGGCGGTGAGAGGGTGAAGAACGCGGCGATGGCCACGTTCGAGGCGTCCCGCCCGGCCGTGGGGGCCATGGCCGTGGGCACCGCCCGTGCCGCGTACGAGGTCGCCCTCGACTACGCCAAGACCCGTGAGCAGTTCGGGCGGCCCATCATCGACAACCAGGGCGTCGCCTTCCAGATCGCGGACATGCGGACGTCCGTGGACGCGGCGCGACTGCTGGTGTGGCGTGCGTCCTGGATGGCGATCAACGGGAAGCAGTTCACCGCCGCCGAGGGGTCCCAGTCGAAGCTCTTCGCGAGTGAGACGGCGAAGAAGGTCACGGCGCAGGCCATCCAGATCCTGGGTGGCAACGGCTACACCCGGGAGTACCCGGTGGAGCGGATGCACCGGGACGCGGCCATCTACACGATCTTCGAGGGTACGAGCGAGGTGCAGCGGCTGGTGATCGCCCGGACCCTGTCGGGGATGCCCATTCGGTAG
- the def gene encoding peptide deformylase, translating to MRSGSIPGARGRVLPMSLLGDPVLQAPCEEVTEFGPELVRLVEDMFATMYDARGVGLAANQVGRRLRVFVYDCPDDEEVRHLGHVVNPRLVSTEGIILRGPEGCLSLPGLEAGVERYDEAVVEGFTVDGDRVRVWGSGFFARCLQHECDHLEGQVYVDRLSGWRRSRVMRKVAKAPWGR from the coding sequence ATGCGAAGCGGCTCGATTCCCGGCGCCCGAGGGCGCGTTCTCCCCATGTCACTGCTCGGGGACCCCGTATTGCAGGCACCCTGTGAAGAGGTGACGGAATTCGGGCCCGAACTGGTGCGGCTTGTGGAGGACATGTTCGCGACGATGTACGACGCGCGGGGTGTGGGGCTCGCCGCGAACCAGGTGGGCCGGCGGCTTCGGGTGTTCGTATACGACTGTCCGGACGACGAGGAGGTGCGCCATCTCGGCCACGTGGTGAACCCGCGGCTCGTCTCGACGGAGGGGATCATACTGCGGGGGCCCGAGGGGTGTCTGTCGCTGCCCGGCCTGGAGGCGGGGGTGGAGCGGTACGACGAGGCCGTGGTGGAGGGGTTCACGGTCGACGGCGATCGGGTGCGGGTGTGGGGGAGCGGGTTCTTCGCGCGGTGCCTTCAGCATGAGTGTGATCACCTCGAGGGCCAGGTGTATGTGGACCGGCTTTCGGGGTGGCGTCGCTCCCGGGTGATGCGGAAGGTCGCGAAGGCGCCGTGGGGGCGGTGA